One Lysinibacillus sp. OF-1 DNA segment encodes these proteins:
- a CDS encoding LysR family transcriptional regulator produces MNLHALRLFTKVAEHNSVSKAAQTLMISQPAVTIQIRNLEKELGLTLIESKGRGIALTPNGTFLYKQAQRLFDLEIDIEYKIEQLKYTGNEELQIASTHVPSHFLLPKWLAHFKQIYPATNLHLKTANSQQVIEELLHYKADLAFIVKEDGHHPDINYQFLMNLDYWFIVPYSHPLAGQTVSLAELMEQPFVTREDGSSTKEYLNALCKVHKIPPPKVGLQLDGINESIHAIAAGFGTMLAPSIAASSFIQQQQVARVFIKDIDIQRPIYLCTRKNEQHHSPSFHNFLHIINESIL; encoded by the coding sequence ATGAATTTACACGCTTTACGGCTATTTACAAAGGTGGCTGAGCACAATAGTGTTTCCAAAGCGGCACAAACGCTTATGATTAGTCAGCCTGCTGTCACCATTCAAATACGAAATTTAGAAAAAGAGCTAGGTTTGACCCTGATAGAATCCAAAGGGAGAGGCATTGCATTAACACCAAATGGCACGTTTTTATATAAACAGGCACAGCGATTATTTGATTTAGAAATCGATATTGAATATAAAATTGAACAACTGAAATATACAGGCAATGAGGAATTACAAATTGCCTCGACGCATGTGCCTTCCCATTTTTTACTGCCCAAATGGTTGGCTCATTTTAAACAAATTTATCCAGCAACAAATCTCCATTTAAAAACGGCTAATTCACAGCAAGTCATTGAGGAATTATTGCATTATAAAGCTGACTTAGCCTTTATCGTTAAAGAAGATGGCCATCATCCTGATATTAATTATCAATTTCTGATGAATTTAGATTATTGGTTTATCGTGCCATACAGTCATCCATTAGCAGGTCAAACGGTTTCCCTCGCAGAACTTATGGAACAGCCCTTTGTGACAAGGGAAGACGGGAGTTCCACAAAAGAATATTTAAATGCTTTATGTAAAGTGCATAAAATTCCCCCACCGAAAGTAGGACTGCAACTAGATGGAATTAATGAATCGATCCATGCTATTGCAGCAGGTTTCGGAACAATGCTAGCTCCGTCCATAGCAGCTTCTAGCTTTATCCAGCAGCAACAGGTTGCCCGTGTTTTTATTAAGGATATTGATATTCAACGTCCTATCTATCTTTGTACACGAAAAAATGAACAGCACCATTCCCCCTCCTTTCATAACTTTCTTCATATCATCAATGAATCCATTCTATAA